GGACCTCCTGGTGGAAATATCGGACATTGATGCGGTACCGATCTATTCCGACTTCCAGGCAAAGGTGAACTATGACCTGACTCCGGCTCACCGGTTGTCAATTATCAGTGCAGGGGCAAGTGATTATGTTGATTATACGTTTAAGCAGGCTTACGAGGATGGTAATACGAATTTCGGGATAACGGATAACTGGAATATCGCTACCGGTCTGGGTTGGAGATGGCTCTGGGAGGGAGAGGGCTATTCGAATACGACAGTATCCTTCCAGGGGACAAAATACAGGGGAGACTATTGGGAGACACTTTCCGGAAACGTGCAGGCGGCGCAGAATTCAATTGAAAAAGCTCTTCAGTTCCGTAATGTCAATACATGGCAGATTTCACCTGTAATTACGATGGAGTTCGGGTTAGACGGTAAATACAGGTTCGACAGATTCGATAACTTCTATGCCGCTGATACCAATTACAGCGGTGAGCCTATACCTGCCGTTTCGATAAGGAAGGATCAAAGCACAATTCAGGGAGGAATCTTCACTACCTGCTCATACTTGGTGATGCCTGCACTGACACTCTCCTTCGGCGCAAGGATGGACTGCAACGATTTCACTGACAGGTGCTCTCTGTCACCAAGAGGATCGGCCAGGTGGGAACCAGTAGAAGGGACTGTGATAAGCGGTGCTGCCGGGATTTACAGACAGACACTTTCAACGGAGCTGCTTTCCAGAAACGCGGAAAATTCTGATCTGGAAGACCCCACCTGCTGTCATGCTGTTGTGGGGCTGAGGCAACTGCTGACCGATGATACCCGCCTGGTGGTGGAAGCGTACATGAAACAATACGAAAATTTCCCGTACGATCCGTCACAGCCTGGTTACTTCGTACTGGACGGCCTGAGCAGCGAGCAGGACCTTTACGCATTTGAAAACCTGGTCTCCGGAGCTGAAGCCCGTGCCACCGGCATAGAGGTTACACTGCAGAAGCGTCTGGTGAGCGGTTTATACGGGCTGTTAGCGGGATCATACTCCGTGTCCGAGTACCGCAGTCCAGGAGAGGAATGGAGGAACCGGATCTTCGACAACAGGTGGATCTGCACCCTCGAGGGCGGCTACAGACTGGACCGGAACTGGGAGTTCAGCTGCAGGTGGATGTTTGCAGGGGGGAGGCCGTACACTCCTCTTGACCTTGCTGCAAGCGAGGAGTTCAACAGGACCATCCTGGATGAAACAAGGATCAATGCAGAGAGATATCCAGCCTACCATTCTTTGAACATCCGCGTGGACAGAAGATTCCACTTCTCCGGATCGAGTCTTATCTGTTATGCTTCCGTATGGAATGTTTATAACCGGAGGAA
This sequence is a window from Candidatus Aegiribacteria sp.. Protein-coding genes within it:
- a CDS encoding TonB-dependent receptor; this translates as MFFQIIVIASVTFGAEPTGSIRGKVVSQRTQDPIVGVFVMVDGTSFGAITDASGIFTITDIPVGGYNISVTSVGYHSRVKTDIMVRSERSTFVDFSLEIAVIQGGIIEVRPEYFAEDDIQPTSRMEFAGEQIRRTPGSAGDVTRVIAGLPSVAKVDDQYNGLAVRGGNPLENGFYIDDIEIANINHFPRQGTSGGGLGMVNVDLLEDVRFSAGGFSSAYGDRLSSIMELKLREGNREEFNGQIDFSMSGFGVVGEGPLDRGRGTWLASARRSYVDLLVEISDIDAVPIYSDFQAKVNYDLTPAHRLSIISAGASDYVDYTFKQAYEDGNTNFGITDNWNIATGLGWRWLWEGEGYSNTTVSFQGTKYRGDYWETLSGNVQAAQNSIEKALQFRNVNTWQISPVITMEFGLDGKYRFDRFDNFYAADTNYSGEPIPAVSIRKDQSTIQGGIFTTCSYLVMPALTLSFGARMDCNDFTDRCSLSPRGSARWEPVEGTVISGAAGIYRQTLSTELLSRNAENSDLEDPTCCHAVVGLRQLLTDDTRLVVEAYMKQYENFPYDPSQPGYFVLDGLSSEQDLYAFENLVSGAEARATGIEVTLQKRLVSGLYGLLAGSYSVSEYRSPGEEWRNRIFDNRWICTLEGGYRLDRNWEFSCRWMFAGGRPYTPLDLAASEEFNRTILDETRINAERYPAYHSLNIRVDRRFHFSGSSLICYASVWNVYNRRNVTATYWNQIERKEDYIHQWGMMPILGVEFEF